The following are encoded in a window of Spirochaeta cellobiosiphila DSM 17781 genomic DNA:
- a CDS encoding patatin-like phospholipase family protein: protein MNRIKCLAIGLILLFPFFANAEKIALVLSGGGALGFAHIGVIQVLEEEGIDPDIVVGSSMGSIIGSLYATGWKSQDLVDVVTNTNWQELFLDTYNRSLLSYDEKKAQADYLWRFPIKINDRLENLGISHAQQVMEYLDNLLIPYNNVQSFDSLPRQFRAVSTDVLHGEAFVPDHGDLKTIIRASMSIPGVFTPVYYKGRYLVDGDWSNNAPTDVAKSLGADKIILVSLFDFKTEANEISNVNQLANQAMLLRINDRLKKSLELADILIEPDVDSYTPANFQQANELIKLGYEAASAHREELKALALEQTSKSRVYKAKDDTQIRINDIILSPPYDVDVSFIDKDTNAVTLQEQVYSLFDRGKYYNVRYRLVPMEFGRNNLVIELDPVEKPKVMASFGYDFHSQTIDSRISYMALKSQLEYYWGKDLNSSVAARVNLQTRPSFELAYKHQFRPFALEAEYRFLNDNQYFFDSNGIEAQYILTRSGMALNSIWSLTNFINLKVTGYGTFYNTRRESGTVLFDNDNWFRSGMIGEFSIDTLDRTITPKSGINSRLSFVESIDEDQKTLGYSSFLFDAYIPIGERLIINPYGENQNIVHGRMKTVEMPSLGTNHLAHGYYSQEIRAENLVMAGLKNRIYLFDLPLGLGEEFYGEYTINGIFSWEDSAVDTYSTLREFWGGSIGLTANTSIGELTGLIGLNDDLEFSGFLGLKTTTSFTSNY from the coding sequence ATGAATAGAATAAAATGTTTAGCCATAGGTTTGATATTACTTTTTCCTTTTTTTGCGAATGCTGAAAAAATCGCTCTTGTTCTGTCCGGTGGAGGAGCTCTTGGTTTTGCTCACATAGGAGTGATTCAGGTATTGGAAGAAGAAGGAATAGATCCTGATATTGTAGTTGGTTCCAGTATGGGCAGTATTATAGGCTCATTATATGCCACGGGCTGGAAATCCCAGGATCTGGTGGATGTGGTGACCAATACTAACTGGCAGGAATTGTTTCTGGATACGTACAACAGATCTCTGTTGAGCTATGATGAGAAGAAAGCTCAGGCTGATTATTTATGGCGTTTTCCTATTAAGATTAATGACAGACTGGAAAATCTTGGTATTTCTCATGCCCAGCAGGTCATGGAATATCTAGACAACTTACTGATACCATATAATAACGTTCAAAGCTTTGATTCCCTTCCACGACAATTTAGGGCTGTGTCAACAGATGTACTGCATGGAGAAGCATTTGTCCCGGATCATGGGGATTTAAAAACCATAATAAGAGCTTCCATGTCTATTCCTGGTGTTTTTACTCCTGTGTACTATAAGGGGCGTTATCTTGTTGATGGTGATTGGTCGAATAATGCTCCTACTGATGTGGCTAAGAGTTTAGGAGCTGATAAAATTATACTGGTATCCCTTTTTGACTTCAAAACAGAAGCTAATGAAATCAGTAATGTGAATCAATTAGCAAATCAAGCTATGCTTCTTCGTATCAATGATCGTTTAAAAAAGAGTCTTGAATTGGCAGATATTCTTATCGAGCCAGATGTCGATTCCTACACCCCGGCTAATTTTCAACAGGCCAATGAGCTTATTAAACTGGGATATGAAGCTGCTAGTGCTCACAGGGAAGAGTTGAAGGCCCTTGCTTTAGAACAGACTTCGAAGTCAAGAGTCTATAAAGCCAAGGATGATACACAAATTCGTATTAATGATATCATCCTGTCTCCTCCTTATGATGTAGATGTTAGTTTTATTGATAAAGATACAAATGCTGTTACTTTACAAGAACAGGTTTATAGCCTGTTTGATCGGGGAAAATATTATAATGTGCGATACCGTTTGGTTCCCATGGAATTTGGTCGCAACAATCTTGTTATTGAACTCGATCCTGTAGAAAAACCAAAGGTGATGGCCTCCTTTGGTTACGATTTTCATAGTCAAACCATTGATAGCCGGATTTCTTATATGGCTCTTAAATCACAATTAGAATATTACTGGGGGAAGGATCTTAATTCTTCTGTAGCCGCACGGGTAAATTTACAAACCAGACCTTCTTTCGAGCTTGCTTATAAGCATCAGTTTCGTCCTTTTGCTCTTGAAGCAGAATACCGTTTTCTCAATGATAACCAGTATTTTTTTGATAGCAACGGCATTGAAGCTCAGTATATTCTAACCAGATCAGGTATGGCCCTAAACAGTATATGGTCTCTAACTAATTTTATAAATTTAAAGGTAACTGGATATGGGACTTTCTATAATACCAGAAGGGAGTCTGGTACTGTTTTATTTGACAATGATAATTGGTTTAGATCCGGAATGATCGGAGAATTCTCAATTGACACATTAGATAGAACGATAACTCCGAAGAGCGGAATAAATTCCCGACTTAGCTTTGTAGAGTCTATAGATGAAGATCAGAAGACCCTTGGCTATTCCAGTTTTTTATTTGATGCTTATATTCCCATAGGTGAACGTTTAATAATCAACCCTTATGGGGAAAATCAAAACATTGTTCATGGTAGGATGAAGACTGTGGAAATGCCCTCATTAGGAACAAATCATCTGGCTCATGGATATTATTCACAGGAAATCCGGGCTGAAAATCTTGTTATGGCGGGACTTAAGAATAGAATCTATTTGTTTGATTTGCCCTTAGGTCTTGGGGAAGAGTTTTATGGAGAATATACTATAAATGGTATTTTTAGTTGGGAGGATTCTGCTGTTGATACCTATAGTACTCTGAGAGAATTCTGGGGAGGGTCGATAGGTCTGACAGCCAATACCTCCATAGGGGAATTAACCGGTTTAATTGGTCTTAATGATGACCTGGAATTTTCAGGTTTTCTAGGTCTAAAAACCACCACATCCTTTACCAGTAATTATTAA
- a CDS encoding helix-turn-helix transcriptional regulator, whose protein sequence is MKLYFFIRKISLGSRGFDLRPIGEKGQNEIIYCLTGQGELYGKGEKPFPVTKGTILLNPVGKFHGQEEDFQLVHIIFSEELFMEEVSMGKQALFILERIKDYDRDPLYIYMSNIGTERMNSLVDSMLWEFKNRYRGYSWAIRLKLIELLITVIRDKRFKVPLEDIRPPQNTHIQEVVDFLNREYQNQITVEDILDFCPLSRSHFHALFKQETGQTLVDYLNTVRCREARNQLLLTDKKIIDIGTDCGFNNLSHFYHIFKKKMGHSPRQLRLLESKN, encoded by the coding sequence ATGAAACTATATTTCTTCATTAGAAAAATCTCTTTAGGATCCAGAGGTTTTGATCTTCGTCCTATTGGTGAGAAAGGGCAAAATGAGATTATTTATTGCCTAACTGGTCAAGGAGAGCTATATGGGAAAGGTGAGAAACCTTTTCCTGTAACAAAAGGGACAATACTGTTGAATCCTGTTGGTAAGTTTCATGGTCAGGAAGAAGATTTTCAACTTGTCCATATTATTTTTTCTGAAGAGCTTTTTATGGAAGAAGTGAGTATGGGAAAGCAAGCTTTATTCATCCTCGAACGTATAAAGGACTATGATAGGGATCCTCTTTACATCTATATGTCTAACATTGGAACCGAAAGGATGAACTCATTAGTGGATAGTATGCTATGGGAATTTAAAAATAGATATAGAGGCTATTCCTGGGCCATTCGTCTTAAGCTTATCGAGTTGTTGATTACGGTCATTCGGGATAAGAGGTTCAAAGTTCCATTGGAAGATATTCGTCCTCCACAGAATACACATATTCAGGAAGTGGTGGATTTCTTAAATCGAGAATATCAGAATCAGATTACCGTGGAAGATATTCTCGATTTTTGTCCTTTGAGTAGATCTCATTTCCATGCCTTGTTTAAACAGGAGACAGGGCAAACATTGGTGGATTACTTGAACACCGTTCGTTGTCGTGAAGCGAGAAACCAATTGCTTTTGACAGATAAAAAGATAATTGATATTGGTACGGACTGTGGGTTTAATAATTTAAGCCATTTTTACCACATATTTAAGAAAAAGATGGGCCATTCTCCCCGGCAGCTACGCTTGTTGGAAAGCAAGAATTAA
- a CDS encoding methyl-accepting chemotaxis protein — protein sequence MKKIFSMKWKFIIPVVIGLLVTSILFAFIYVTDIRHSSLNAIVEKSRAILLNTEAVREEMETKWDLDLFTVEMLKTWSDDGRQDKVLASVPVVSSWQSAQSKAEEGGYEFRVRKIQPRNPANEPDPLELEILQTFREEGIPEYFMIDKDKNAVRYFRPVILGESCLICHGDPALSQEYWGNNKGLDPTGALMEDWSAGEVHGTFEVISSLETMDNAVRWAIVKVLFIIGVILIVLMMILYHIINRPIKVLKECVFVAQEIETGNLRVSIPDAANDETGQLVESFKAMTTRLSDITRSITLGAEQIAQASTEIAMGNQDLSNRTEQQAAALEETSSAMEEMRSSIDSNGESTRLADQLTRDTLAKSKEGAGAVQTMIQSMNEINDSSNRIANIIGVMNNIAFQTNLLALNASIEAARAGEQGKGFAVVAVEVRKLAKRSDKAAGEITEIIKASNGKVMEGVDIANTAGHVLTEIQEAVAKVASLVGEISSTSQEQQASVEEINETMTSLDDNTQRNAALVEQAASATKELSDQAQDLTHNMKFFKID from the coding sequence ATGAAGAAGATCTTTTCCATGAAATGGAAGTTTATTATTCCTGTAGTTATTGGCTTATTAGTTACTAGTATACTATTTGCGTTCATCTATGTGACAGATATCCGCCATAGTTCCCTAAACGCCATAGTCGAAAAGAGTCGGGCTATTTTGCTTAATACAGAAGCAGTCAGAGAAGAGATGGAAACGAAATGGGACTTGGATCTTTTTACTGTAGAAATGCTTAAGACCTGGAGTGATGATGGAAGACAGGATAAAGTTTTAGCCTCTGTTCCGGTGGTCTCCTCTTGGCAATCTGCCCAAAGTAAAGCCGAAGAGGGAGGGTATGAGTTTCGTGTTCGTAAAATTCAACCTCGTAATCCTGCTAATGAACCAGATCCTTTGGAATTGGAAATCCTTCAAACCTTTAGAGAAGAAGGAATCCCTGAATACTTCATGATAGATAAGGATAAGAATGCTGTACGATATTTCCGACCGGTTATCCTGGGTGAGTCATGCCTGATATGTCATGGTGATCCTGCTCTTAGTCAGGAATACTGGGGCAATAATAAAGGCTTGGATCCTACAGGGGCTTTAATGGAAGATTGGTCTGCTGGTGAAGTTCACGGGACATTTGAAGTCATTAGCTCTTTAGAGACTATGGATAATGCTGTCCGTTGGGCTATAGTGAAAGTTTTGTTTATAATTGGTGTCATATTAATTGTTTTAATGATGATACTCTATCACATTATCAATAGACCTATTAAGGTTTTAAAAGAATGTGTTTTTGTTGCCCAGGAAATAGAAACGGGCAATCTCAGAGTATCTATTCCAGATGCGGCAAATGATGAAACGGGTCAATTGGTTGAGTCCTTCAAAGCTATGACAACTCGTTTATCTGATATCACAAGATCTATAACCCTCGGCGCTGAACAAATAGCTCAGGCAAGTACAGAAATAGCAATGGGCAATCAAGATCTGTCTAACAGAACAGAACAACAGGCCGCTGCTTTAGAAGAAACTTCTTCAGCCATGGAAGAGATGCGCTCCTCCATAGACTCCAATGGTGAAAGTACAAGATTAGCGGATCAATTAACAAGAGATACATTGGCTAAAAGTAAAGAAGGTGCCGGTGCTGTACAAACGATGATCCAATCCATGAATGAAATAAATGACTCAAGTAATAGAATTGCAAATATCATAGGAGTTATGAACAATATAGCCTTTCAAACTAATTTACTGGCCTTGAATGCTTCTATTGAAGCTGCTAGGGCGGGAGAACAGGGCAAAGGCTTCGCTGTTGTGGCTGTCGAAGTTCGTAAGCTCGCCAAGAGATCAGACAAAGCTGCTGGTGAGATAACAGAAATCATAAAAGCAAGTAATGGTAAGGTTATGGAAGGAGTGGATATTGCCAATACAGCAGGTCATGTTCTTACCGAAATTCAGGAGGCTGTAGCTAAAGTAGCTTCTCTTGTAGGTGAAATATCTTCCACATCTCAAGAGCAACAAGCCAGTGTTGAGGAGATTAACGAAACCATGACTAGTTTAGATGATAATACTCAACGTAATGCCGCTCTGGTTGAACAAGCCGCTTCTGCAACAAAAGAGTTATCTGACCAGGCTCAAGATCTAACGCACAATATGAAGTTTTTTAAAATAGATTAA